Proteins from one Kazachstania africana CBS 2517 chromosome 1, complete genome genomic window:
- the KAFR0A02270 gene encoding Frag1/DRAM/Sfk1 family protein (similar to Saccharomyces cerevisiae SFK1 (YKL051W); ancestral locus Anc_2.589): MLITMLICWAATGHPIYGFMKHFQNPVYISDIGAMRLHPLFIACSAWQGLGYAISVLCEYLQRGGTIRYIWTNSKFYMPPWYTIHEMKLIIAACILGGIGELCLLFCSIFSCSRFPKVHYTMVSIFVVLMFFSICCLSAEYFIMGKHYAVLHPLNSKDNENVKYEDLSWKQWTGHVWNKYTISAVCKIVWLVGAVVSAIGFAASSNNSTSAVFEWILAFWFGFLFIIISIDFYIGGRFKESRYFKDVKSFAGYYKYEEMATKTHLVNVDENIHEIENDSHHQKEYSTETESTHDDSIV, from the coding sequence ATGCTAATTACCATGTTAATCTGTTGGGCTGCTACAGGCCATCCCATCTACGGATTCATGAAGCATTTCCAAAATCCTGTCTATATCTCCGATATTGGTGCAATGAGATTGCATCCATTATTCATTGCATGTTCAGCTTGGCAAGGGCTCGGCTATGCAATTAGTGTACTCTGTGAATACCTACAACGTGGTGGAACCATTAGGTACATCTGGACGAACTCAAAATTCTACATGCCTCCTTGGTACACCATTCATGagatgaaattaatcaTTGCTGCATGTATTCTAGGTGGAATCGGTGAATTATGTCTTTTATTCTGTAGTATCTTTTCATGTTCCAGATTCCCAAAGGTTCATTACACGATGGTCTCCATCTTCGTCGTATTGatgtttttttcaatctgtTGTCTCTCTGCTGAATACTTCATTATGGGAAAGCACTACGCTGTCCTACATCCATTGAATTCTAAGgacaatgaaaatgtcaAATATGAAGATTTATCGTGGAAACAATGGACTGGCCACGTCTGGAATAAGTACACGATAAGTGCGGTCTGTAAAATTGTGTGGTTAGTCGGTGCTGTTGTAAGTGCCATTGGGTTCGctgcttcttcaaataattccACAAGTGCCGTTTTCGAATGGATCCTAGCTTTTTGGTTCGGTTTCCtattcattatcatctCCATTGATTTCTACATTGGTGGAAGATTCAAAGAATCTCGTTATTTCAAAGACGTTAAATCATTTGCTGGATATTACAAATACGAAGAAATGGCAACAAAGACACATTTGGTGAACGTTGACGAAAATATtcatgaaattgaaaatgatagcCATCATCAAAAAGAATACTCTACTGAAACTGAATCAACCCACGACGATTCAATTGTTTGA
- the EIS1 gene encoding Eis1p (similar to Saccharomyces cerevisiae YKL050C and YMR031C; ancestral locus Anc_2.590): MSLVSAIPEKNAKRKQEVTPTSSRTSTLTSTSSKTCRRPGSVYQTSGEPLSKEALYRAKMKYGMYQSPAKNYPLGVSDVRVASDAAATRANSVDLTVEEFKRYLDPDATRAASSVSRKNKENVIPDEAPKVAGRRMRANSAASKAYSLASTNSGTSSIIGGKTPKQKNKELEKLHDNSSAHIKPNMSKIINGAEKKAGTRVQQRWQPERKNYSYGLKTDAAENNQFNFTSNVMGNIMAKTETEARRKNVDRERQEIQEKAKKDAAFALGAAFAVKDMDPTTIVDEELLTKEQEKKIYLKQLTSQQVLARARANVDKEIQALEEQNYEQRLFGNEEYNRAAVAVAKANYTNNKSQYSNMINLGGGLWLKPEEIEKISHDMLNPVLNEINKKADDQRAADIEIAEKTKFYSQDLSNWNRLNSEKVKNDEQYTVDAKKNFQTQKAKAVEEATEKYDAMIKAMEKQVADENKELEKAKQAYEDLKEETRMKLALEQERADKELENWGKYRENDLKDALKEQEILLQPYVDDLKSAEKEEKRLIGEYDGINEEIVRLRTGIESHKKKIANYESDLAGQENREERENILQDELEKNKADLELELNDNIIVLANKAKEEAALAAKEARLKQLEVEAVLNKRKTDLNKTEIELQKEKLNLLDVMKEVAELSGDNKLDEERVKNLIGETPDDFIAKVNSKEREFTQSAISIDDGTSSTKEGASVPDQEVPADKITEDPSATVNSNLQKSAAEGKREKEVSLSEPVVTSGHVEKVDQLTVPGQKDNEKNESGSENELNPTFSGFSQGSIRNDNDEEDDITNTVEDADDANKNQGYFKEVF, from the coding sequence ATGTCTTTGGTTTCAGCAATTCCTGAGAAGAATGCTAAACGTAAGCAAGAAGTTACTCCAACTTCGAGTCGCACGAGCACTCTCACTTCTACCAGTTCCAAGACATGTAGGAGACCAGGTTCCGTTTATCAGACATCAGGAGAACCATTGAGTAAAGAAGCACTGTATCGTGCAAAGATGAAATATGGTATGTACCAATCACCTGCAAAAAACTATCCCCTAGGCGTTTCAGACGTTAGAGTTGCAAGTGATGCTGCTGCAACTAGAGCGAATAGTGTGGATTTAACTGTTGAGgaattcaaaagatatttAGACCCTGATGCAACAAGAGCTGCTAGCAGTGTCAGTAGgaaaaacaaagaaaatgttaTTCCAGATGAAGCTCCAAAAGTAGCTGGTAGGAGGATGAGAGCAAATTCAGCAGCTTCAAAAGCCTATTCGTTAGCATCTACTAATTCGGGTACATCTTCTATCATAGGTGGTAAGACACCAAAACAGAAGAATAAAGAACTTGAGAAACTGCACGATAACAGCAGCGCTCATATTAAACCAAACAtgtcaaaaattatcaacGGTGCAGAGAAGAAAGCTGGTACCAGAGTTCAGCAACGTTGGCAACCTGAACGTAAAAACTATAGCTACGGGTTGAAGACTGACGCGGCTGAAAACaatcaattcaatttcacGAGTAATGTTATGGGTAACATTATGGCTAAAACCGAAACAGAAGcaagaaggaaaaatgTTGACAGAGAAAGACAAGAAATTCAAGAGAAAGCTAAAAAGGATGCCGCATTTGCTCTCGGCGCAGCCTTTGCTGTCAAAGATATGGATCCTACAACCATCGTAGATGAGGAACTATTGACgaaagaacaagaaaaaaagatctATTTGAAGCAATTGACTTCACAGCAAGTTCTTGCTAGGGCAAGGGCAAATGTAGATAAGGAAATTCAAGCGCTCGAAGAACAAAACTACGAGCAAAGATTATTTGGTAATGAGGAATACAACAGAgctgctgttgctgttgcaaAGGCAAATTATACCAATAACAAGAGTCAATATAGTAATATGATTAATTTAGGGGGTGGATTATGGTTGAAACCAGAggaaatagaaaaaatatcCCATGATATGTTGAATCCAGTtcttaatgaaattaataaaaaagcTGATGATCAACGTGCTGCTGACATTGAAATTGCTGAAAAAACTAAGTTCTATTCTCAGGATCTATCCAATTGGAACAGATTGAATAGCGAAAAAGTGAAGAACGATGAACAGTATACTGTTGATGCAAAGAAGAATTTCCAAACACAGAAAGCTAAAGCTGTAGAGGAAGCCACTGAAAAGTATGATGCCATGATCAAAGCTATGGAAAAGCAGGTTGCGGATGAAAACAAAGAATTGGAGAAGGCCAAGCAGGCCTACGAAGACCTAAAGGAAGAAACGCGTATGAAATTAGCATTAGAACAAGAACGTGCTGATaaagaacttgaaaattGGGGCAAATATCgtgaaaatgatttgaagGATGCACTTAAAGAGCAAGAAATCTTGTTACAACCATATGTTGATGACTTGAAGAGCgctgaaaaagaagaaaagcGTTTAATTGGTGAATATGACGGTATTAACGAAGAAATTGTGAGACTCAGAACTGGTATTGAAAGTcataaaaagaagattgCGAACTATGAGAGCGATCTTGCAGGCCAAGAGAACAGAGAGGAGCgtgaaaatatattacaagatgaattagaaaagaacAAGGCCGATTTAGAGCtggaattgaatgataatattattgttCTTGCTAATAAAGCTAAAGAGGAAGCTGCTCTGGCTGCGAAAGAAGCTCGCTTAAAACAATTGGAGGTTGAAGCAGTATTGAATAAGCGTAAAACTGACTTAAATAAAACGGAAattgaattacaaaagGAAAAGCTCAATCTTTTAGACGTTATGAAAGAGGTTGCTGAGCTGAGTGGagataataaattagatgaagaaagagtTAAAAATCTGATTGGTGAGACCCCTGATGATTTCATTGCCAAGGTGAACAGTAAAGAGAGAGAATTCACCCAATCCGCTATTTCCATTGATGATGGTACTTCGTCAACAAAAGAAGGGGCTTCTGTGCCGGATCAGGAGGTGCCAGCTGACAAAATTACTGAAGACCCCAGTGCTACAGTTAATTCCAACCTTCAAAAGAGCGCAGCAGAGGGAAAAAGGGAAAAAGAAGTCTCATTAAGTGAACCTGTAGTGACTTCTGGCCATGTAGAAAAAGTTGATCAACTCACAGTACCAGGACAGAAGGATAACGAAAAGAACGAATCAGGCAGTGAAAACGAACTGAATCCAACATTTAGCGGCTTTTCACAGGGTTCTATCCgtaatgataatgatgaggAAGACGATATAACGAACACAGTTGAGGATGCTGATGATGCTAATAAGAATCAAGGTTACTTCAAGGAAGTATTTTGA